In the genome of Haemorhous mexicanus isolate bHaeMex1 chromosome 22, bHaeMex1.pri, whole genome shotgun sequence, the window ATCTTGATTCGAGTCTGGATTTTATTCTCACATTTCACCAGCAAATCAAGCAGCTCCTGAGTATTTACAACAGCTTCCCGGAAATAAGTCATCAAGCCAATCAGAGCTGTGTTCCATTTGTTGACAATctagaaaggaaaggaaaggatcAGCTCCTGGCTCATTCCCAAGAATCTGTAGAAAGCTGTCACAGATCTCCCTCCTCCCTTACCTTAGTGAAGGTTGTGGAGCCAGAGGCCATGAGGATCTGCCTCACTCTGTTGTGAAACCTCTGCATGGACTCATCATCCACACGCAGGAAGCACTGAGCCGTACGCTCCTTGGTCACCTGGAGAGCACAGACCCATCAGTCCCATCCTGGGAGCCCCTCTCCAACCCATGGAAACCCCACCCAGGGATTGCTCTCCCAGCCCACCTCGTTCTGGAGGTTCCAGACCCCGTCCTTGTGGGTGAACTCCTCGTAGCTGGTGCGGCACTTGGGCAGGATGCGGCACTCGAAGCCGCACATGTTGAACAGCAGGTTGGGGTTGTCCTTGCTGTACACGGACACGAAGCTGTTCTCCCACTGCACCGTGGTCACCGAGCGGGGCAAACGGTTCTTGATGTCCCAGAACACAGCACGGCCACTGCAAAACAGCATGGGCACAGTGACACATCAGAATTTGCCCAAATAACAACTGGGCAAGTTCTCAGAGCTTCCCTAGTTTTTCAGTGCAGACCCCTCACTTCTCACATCTCATCCTGACCATCTATCAGTCTCCAACAGTTATTTATCACTGATTTTCCCCTGTTTCCTACCTGTtagggaagatgaaacaggaaagcgttataaatatgattgcctggcaaaagattttgagaatataggagactgaaatgaaagcaagcttagTTGctgaacaactggaaaacaatggtaTGGCCAGCTGAAGCTatttgatgaaacaataccctctgcttgcagacaggTTGAAGGGTCAGAGCAGATCCTActagcttggcagaaggggtccaaagaggagtttttagggtttaaaatgtaacacagtgtggtaatgtaatgattcttataggccgtatgtaaatgctataggattttTATcttgtactagattggttagtgagaattagaaaattcaacacagaagaagatttattgtattgtaacagGAATCTAGCTCTCTTACCCTCTTACTCtcttattctctctctctcccctctctttACCAATCTCTTCTCTCGGACCTGCTCCGAGCtacagctggcagctcccagcagggccctgcacccaggccctttgcaataaaccacAAATTCCAtgacctggcttcagagatctctgcTCTCCGTCCGTCCTAACCATCCTACCCCCTGATGTTCCTACACCTACCACTTCTTCCCCAGTCTCCAAAAGTTATTTCTCActgattttcccctttttcctaccacttcttccccagctgcagcacttaCAGGTTCACGTCGTGCTTCATGAGGCGCATGCGAGCGTCCCGGGGCCAGCACTTCTTGTTGTTGTAGCCCACGATGTTCTCGTTGTTGGGGTCGGGGTGCTCTGTCAGGTACCGCTGGATCAGGTCCCTTGCCTCGTCAGCTGTAAACCTGGAAATGCACACAAAAGGATCTGGAATTACATGGTTGACTTAGCAACACTAGCCTGGCCAGAAAGATAAGGATTAAATTAGGAAAAGCTGTTTGTGTCAGCCTGTTTGAAGGTAACTATCCCATTTTTGTGTCCTCCCAAGCAATGGGGGAATTTCATTAGCACAGGGCAACTCAGGGTTTGGGTTATCTTTCCATGAAGAGATAGAAAAGGCTTATTTTACCAGTCTCTAGTTTACCAAATCCCTAACAACTGAgcatatttctatttctattcaTTTGTGTTTCTtgacatttttgtgtttctaCTGGTCCAGTGAAACTGGAAGTTTCTCAGTTTGCAGAAAAGCAAACTGAGAAAGCAAGAGGAGGCATGTGGACATCCAGTTATCCAGGGAAGTCTGTCAATTCAAATACTCCTGATCATCAACAGCAAAGGGAAcaaaagccagcagcaggagcataTTAAATCTCCCTTGCCTTTGTGCTGACCTGAGGAAAGCAGGGCCCCAGAGATCTCACCTGAAGAAGATGTGAATCCTGTCAATGTATCTGCAGAAGAGGCGAATGGGATGGGCCACCTCTGTGGCAATGTCCTGGAAGCTGAGGAAGTCATTTGGCATCTGGGGAGGCCCTGCCATCTCGCTGGCCCGGTGCAGGCCCAGCACCAGCAGGTCCATCACGAGCCCATAGTACTGGACAATGAAGGAAGCAAACTGCAGCCCACGAATAATCCCGTAGGAGTTTGTGTGATTCATGTCCTGAGGAGATGAAGGGGAATTGTGAGAAAACACATCCCAAAGCATCAGAACCCTTTCACCTGAGCAGCTGTTCCTCAGCATGACCcagaagggtttttttactCCCTCATCACTTTTCTTTGGCGAGTCTTGTGCTCCTTCTTTGCCATGGGTCCAAAACCTCCTCCCTCATGGGTCCCTTTAAGCACAAACCCCCTTTCCTGACAACAACCATCACCTTGTAGTTGATCACCACGTTGTTCTTGGCTGTCATGTAGTCAGCAATGTTGTGATCAACGATGAGTCGCAGCAGCCTGTTGAGCAAGGTCAGGTCAATCTTCTCATACATCTTCTCAAACCGAGACTCCAGCATCACGTTGCACTCCCCTTCACTCGTTTCCCAAACATCCTGCAGGTTATTGATGCCTGAGGGAACAAACAATCTTGTGTTATCTGACACATCAGAGCACAGAAGCAGCCACTGGATACAGGAACTCAACAGAAGTCCTGCAATGACTGATTTTTCAGACTCTGGATCTTCCAGTCTATCCAGAAGTGGGAGGAAAACTATGTAATCAACCATAAATGCTGTGCAAGTTGTCCTCCTCCAGTATACACACATGTATTAACCTACAAAATACATCCCAGATTGCAATTATTGACTGCAAAttgcaaaagcaaaatgcagctCCTAAGAGGACTCATAGAATACAAGCTCCCCCATAGGAAGAATTATTTTTGCATGGAATCCAAGAGCCCACTGACCTTGGCACCACTTGTACACCAGCAGAGGGGGTGGTTCAGTGTCAGCAGGTTTGATCCAAGGAGGGAAGAGCCTTCGCTTATCGGCCTCATACCACAAGTACTGATCCAGATAAGCATCCGTGATCTTCTCCAGGGGCTCAACATCATAAACAGGGACCAAGTGGCTGTAGAGATCCATGAACTCAATTCCCACctaaaaaaaagagggggaaaaactGAGGCTGGTAGTTGAGAGAAAACACAAGGTTTTTGTGCCATTCACCTTCTGAATGTAGCATGACATGGCTGGGCTTTCACCAGGCTTTCACTCACCTCCTTGAAGGCTCTCTGAGTCAGCAGATGTCTCTTGATTCTGGACAGAGCTTCGTGGGGATTATCATAAGCCTGCTCAATcaagcccagctcctctctctgtGACTGATTCAGGCGTGATTTCACACTGAAAACAAAGGAGAACAGCTCAGCACCTGCACACAAACAGCCTAAGGGGCACTGCATTAAACTGATGAATGATAATGTTCAACCTGTAAATCCTCATAATCCACATCCCCAAACTTGCAAGCATGGCAGTGGTTTTGCCCAAGTGACAGAATCAATAGGAACTCCCAGAATAATTGGCAGTACCAAACCAACAGCTTTACCAGTCCACAAGGGTAAATTTTACACCATACTTCACCACAGGAATAATGGATAAGAAAATAGAAGCCTTTCCCAGTGCCCCTGAAGATCAAGATCACTTCCCACTGCTTACCTGTAAGCTTCCTTCAGCCTCTCCAGGGCTAAGATCAGCAACTTGGTGTCATGCTTGTAGGACAGTGGGGGGAAAGGAATGGGGGAGaacctcctgctctccagccagtGCACTGTGGTTGTGTACACAGCGACAGCCTCTTCTGCAGTGATGTAAGGCCCATCCTGCAGAACCACAACACCAGAATTAATCAGTGAAGCTTTCCTATGAGAACAGCATCAATTTGGGCAATTTCAGGGAGGACAGAAGTACCTTCAGGTAATTATGCTGCCGTTCCTGCTCAGCTTTCAGGTAGAGTCTGGTCAGCCTGCCCAGGTTCTTCTTACAGACGGTTTTGTCGACAGTGGCTCCCCGGCGGATCCGCTCCCGGttgtagtgagctgtgtttgtcCACCAGTCAGCTTTGGCCTTCACATACCTCAGGATCATGTTCTCAATAGGAGttggcagccctggcacctggggagggacagggacttGAGGGAAGCAGGAGTGGGAGccttccaggagcagctccactTTGGTGATTTTAGAACTGAACCCAAAGGCCAAGTGAGAGATTTACCTTCCAGGGAATATTGGCCTTCCAACAGCGCCAAGCCTCACTCAGGTGCTGCAGGATAGTTCTGGCTTTGTTCTGCTTGATCCCTTCTGGCATCATGTCCAGGATGTCGTGCATcacagctgccctgagctccaggtcAAAGTGAGACTCCACGCGCTGCTTCGTGACAGTCTTTGCGACACCCTTGGAGTGACGGCCTGGAAAAAGCAAAGTCCTTCAGAATTCTGACACCACCAGGCAGTgattcttctccttcctgaGGAGGTGCAGGATGTCTGGAGAAATTACACTGCCAGGAGTCTGGAGTAGATGATTAAGTGGTTATGGAGCAGGAAATCCCACTCCCATTTAGAATCTGTTCTGGGGGCACAGATCTTGAAAGAGCTCTAAGCTGGTCAATGAAGCATGGATAAAGACCACCAGTATGAACAGGAAACTGGCTGGCAAGCAAACAGCATTAATCTTTACCACACACTCCTCCCATGTGCACCATTTACAGGGTACTGACCTTCAAACTGCCTGGCCAGCAGATTCCCCAGCCAGCGTTCCAGCAGTGGGGTGATGCCCCTCATGAAGAACAGCCACACtctccagcctggagcccaGAAACCACAGCCAGGACCTTTGCCCACAGGCCCCTGGAGGAACAGAGACATGGCAAGATCAGGTCATTTATTGACATTCCAGAATCCCTCCCTTGTTTCTCAGTTTACATGGGGTCAGTATCATGTGGGGAGGTGGAACTCACTGTGTTAAACCTGTAGTAGATGAGATGTTTCAGGTCCTTGCACATTCGAATCTGCCTCATCAGTTTGTATTTGTACCGGTACATCCCCGTGAGCTGACCCACATGGGCAAAGATGTACTGCAGGCCATCTGCCAGCTGAGACATGGAACACAGTCAGGGACAACAACCAACACCTCAGACaccacctccagcagccagaTTTATTGGACAGAGTGTATCAGGCCATACAAAGCTCCTAATGCTGGCTCAGACAATGATCAATTCTTATAAAGTAatataaaagcagaattttaaacaATACTGCATATTTTCAATGTTTCCCCTCTTCTCCATAACACTCCAACATTCAGCCACTTTGTACATCCCATATAAAATATTCCGATTCTCCTCTCAACAACTTCTCACcacatttaaaaccaaaaagccaAAAAGCCTACCTGAAATGCATCCACATTCCCCAGTCTGTACTGGACGTGGCTGTCCACCACCAGCTTGGTCAGCCGCAGGACCTCTCGGCACAGATGGAAAGCATTCCCAAAACgggatttctttctttcctggaaaagacaaaatattcaGAACTTGTGTAACAATGTCACAGAGAAGTGAAACAACTCCAGTTTGGTCAACAACTGAGCAGCTGAGGCACTGTGGCCTCTTTCCTCACTCACAACAACCTTCACATAAACTCTGCTCTTGGGTACAACAGCACACGGACTGGTACCTTTGTAGTGAGGGTCTTCACAGGCTTCAAGTTGAAGTTATAATCCAAGTGGAGGTAATTCAGGTTCTTTCTGTGGATCAGCAAGTTCAGCATGTTGTAGCCCTGGCGACACACTTGCAGGCCAACTTCCACCCAGTCCAGCTTGGTCGACTGGAAAAACTTGGTAGCCTTGAAGGAGCGGAACAGGTACCTGGAGAGAGCAGAGACCACCATCAGCTCAATCCCCTACAGAGATCAGCAGTTCcccactgagcagagcccacTCACCTCTTCTTCTGGGCCTTGGGAGGTCTGTGTTTGAGTGCATTCAGGACATAGTATTTCAGGAGCTTCTGGTAGGACACTCTCACCTTGActggctgtcctgctgggcaGTGCTCACGGTACCTATGGATAAATCACACTCCAAAGCTTCAGCTAACTCACATTCCTTAGATGAAACTCTCCTAAAATCTCTAGAAACCAGTCAGCATAAtgtctttatttcattttcattaaaacaagGCAAAAATGTCATGATCACTACATCAGCCTCAGCACAGAACTCACCAGTTCTTCACCAGTGGGATGTCAAGAGCTCTCCGGGTCCTGCCAGACCTTAAGTTGAAGGGTCGTGGTGCCCACAGCAAGGCAATGCCATTGGCTGTGTTATCAGTGTAGAGAGGGGTATCCTTCAGGAAAGGCTCCACAAACTCTGGCAACTCAAACTCTTCATCGTCATCAGGCAGTGGTTCCTGGCTCTGAAACACAGAAGCACCACACAAGGTGATTCCTGGTTGCTTCAGCTCCATTTCTGAGCTAAGCAAGTTAAAAATCCATCTCTTTGCTCTCATGGAAGAAGTGTGACTGTACTGAGCATGAGAGAAGCAAAAAACACTCAACAAGGCCAACTGTGGCTACCAGACCCTGAGTTAGGTGTTCTGGAGGTAACTTCAGGGAGATGTCAGCTCCATGAATACACCAAGGGCAACCAGAAAGATAAATTATCTGTCAGAAGACTCTAACAGTATTAATTAGTCATTGGGCTTTATCCTACAGAAACCAAAGGAGACAACTTTGTGCAACTCCAGAAGGAGAAGACTAAAATGACAagtgtagctttttttttttttttttcaaagggcTGGTGCCTTCTCCTAAAATATCTATCTTTGTGTGCTGCTATCTGAAACAAGATACTAAAGCCCCCTACTTCCACACCTAGGGTTTATCACAGTTAACTCAGTGACTCACCTTGACAGAATGTCTGTGTGAAATGGGGTTGATCAGAGGATCGAAGTAAAAAGCTGGGAGGTCAGGATCTtctgttttaatgaaaacaacGTTTGGAGTATGATACCtgcaacaaaaaataaacattagaGCCTTTGacagcctttccctcctctcctggctctggaggctgctgctcttACCAGGTGAGGTGGACATGGTGTGGCAGGTTGTTGTACAGGTACGGGAAGGCGATTTTGTACTCTGTCCTGATGGGCTGCCTGATGATGATTTTGTTGATGTCATTAAATTCATTCCAGTCTTCATCCCTTAAAATGAGACAAGAAACTGTTATGCAGGCATTCATGGTGAGAGAGGCAAACATTTGTGACTGAAAACATCCCATCAGCCCTTTCCTAGATAACCACTCTCCTAAACCCAACACTTACTGAAGATTGATGTCTCTGACGAGGGGCTCAAACTTGGGACCTCCAGGAATGGCCATGTTCAGTGCCTTGGAGGTGAAGAATGCTTTCAGGTCAAACAGGTAGAAGTAGTTGTCATCCACCAGGTCAGTGAGCAGCTGGTTGGCCAGGCGGTACAGGGTGGACATCATGGGCAGGGTGAACTGCCAGCGCTGGTACGTGGAGCCGTTCACAtacctgggagagcagagcacggacactccaggcacagccacagcaccagAGTCACCAAACACCTCCTGCCACCCATCATTCATCAAGGACAGGTAACACATGGGTGTCTCCAGACTGAAAGAAGGCTGCAGCACTGTTAAAGACCACTCTGGACTCCTCCTGCTCAGAAAATGCTGGCTGCTCCagttcctctcctcctctgcgTCCCAACTGACACAGAACATCTCTGCACCTTGAGCAAATTTCAAATTCCACCTAGACAATGCAGGCTGTCAGCTTTACAGCACAGTAAGGGGCACCAtgataatttctgaaaaatcctctttgcccaggattttctcctgggaagctgagaagcctcagagaggaatgaaaacaataattatctgattgctgctcctgtgtttgctgctttggaatgtgatctggagattgtttaccaacaggtgcatgtttgattggttccatgtgaattgttttaacttaatgaccaatcacagccagctgcgATGGACTCTGAGtcagtcatgagtttttattattcattcttgttaagccttctgatgtatcctctctctttctttagtatagttttagtatagcaatacaatatagtataatatagtatagtataataatAATCAATCAGCCTCCTGAGAACTTGGAgccaaattctcatctctcacctcgtgCTGGGaaccctcacaaacaccacagtcAGAAATACCAGTTTTAGCAGGTGAATGGTAAGAGGCCTCCTGGATAGAGGGGCCTTGCTGGATGCTGAAtaatagaatcccagaatggtttggcttggaaggaaccttaaagctcatcttgttccaagccttccaccttccactatcccaggttgctcagagccccatccaacctggctttgatcacttccaaggatggggcagccacagcttctctgagcaacccgCAAGCAAAAGATGCAGCTTTCCAACACTCAGGTTTTCCCTGCCACCCTTGAGGGAAGGTTTCTACTCCCCACCAACATCACACAAAGGTTACACACTGCTCTGCACACCTAATTCATGCACTGTTTGtttctcccctctcccagtgAATTGTGCTATCACAGCCACGTACTTCCTGTTGTCCTTCAGAGGCTGGTGGTCATAGAACCAGTCCAGCACAGGGGCATCCTCCTCTGgatccagctccagctgaatGGCTTCCAGGGGCTCCACATCCAGGATGTTATCAGCATAATCCAGAGGGGGTTCTTCATCATCAAACGGGGGGAATCTCATCCTCTTGAAATGACGCCTGTCCCTCTTCTCCCGCCTCATCATAATCcacatggagctgcaggaaatcaGGGCAAGGTTAAAATCAGGGGGATTTTTATGGTGGATGCAAAAAGGTTTGGCCCAGCTGGATGAAGCAGAAGGCACCTACCCCCACTGGGCAATGTAGACAGGCTCGATGACCCAGGGGATCTCGTTGACGAAGGAGATGGCGCCGGTGATGTGGTACAGGACGGGCACGTCTCggatctgctcccagggcaTGGGCATGTtctccagcagcttcagcacAGCATGGGGCATGTACTTCAGAGCACTGCAGCCACAAACCAAGGGAAACCACGCTGGAGTGGCTCTCAGGGACAGCCAACCACCTGCCACGAGTATAACAACCTCCCAGCTTTCCCTaagagctgctcagctgagcCGTTCCAAAAGCAAATCCATGAATTTCCCACTCTGCCTTTGGACTAGCAAAAGGTTTTCTAGTGATTTGGCTTTCAGGAATGTTGCTAACAAAAATGGAAGTTTTTAAGTGAGTTTCTGGTGTTTTTATGGGTAATGGTAAGTTACTGCAGCAGACCATGATGCGCACTAGACAGCTCTCTACACACAAACAGCAAAGAAGCACTCAAGATGCTTTTCAATCTTTCAAAAACCATTTCATACTCTCCCCAACCTCTTCTAAGACACTGTGTTATGCAGGGTAACGTTTTTTCTCATAAATTCTAAGCAACAATTCCCTTTGCTGATGCTGTTTTGCACTGATACCTCACAGCAACAGACTAAGCTACAAGTGACACTGAAAGCCCTTTGGAGAAGGGGCTTCCACTTTCAATGACGCATTATCCAGGCTGATGTTTCTTCTCATAAATTCAAAGCAACAACTCCTTTTGCTAATGCTCCTCTGCACTGACACCTCAGGGCATCCTCTGCGAGCTACAACGGGCACGAAGAGCCCTTTAGAGAAGGATCTCTCCATCCAACAACCACCAAGGCAGCACGGGCGTATCCCCTGAGCTCCCCCTGTC includes:
- the PRPF8 gene encoding pre-mRNA-processing-splicing factor 8 → MAAVFPYRGGCAPVPNPLAPLPDYMSEEKLQEKARKWQQLQAKRYAEKRKFGFVDAQKEDMPPEHVRKIIRDHGDMTNRKFRHDKRVYLGALKYMPHAVLKLLENMPMPWEQIRDVPVLYHITGAISFVNEIPWVIEPVYIAQWGSMWIMMRREKRDRRHFKRMRFPPFDDEEPPLDYADNILDVEPLEAIQLELDPEEDAPVLDWFYDHQPLKDNRKYVNGSTYQRWQFTLPMMSTLYRLANQLLTDLVDDNYFYLFDLKAFFTSKALNMAIPGGPKFEPLVRDINLQDEDWNEFNDINKIIIRQPIRTEYKIAFPYLYNNLPHHVHLTWYHTPNVVFIKTEDPDLPAFYFDPLINPISHRHSVKSQEPLPDDDEEFELPEFVEPFLKDTPLYTDNTANGIALLWAPRPFNLRSGRTRRALDIPLVKNWYREHCPAGQPVKVRVSYQKLLKYYVLNALKHRPPKAQKKRYLFRSFKATKFFQSTKLDWVEVGLQVCRQGYNMLNLLIHRKNLNYLHLDYNFNLKPVKTLTTKERKKSRFGNAFHLCREVLRLTKLVVDSHVQYRLGNVDAFQLADGLQYIFAHVGQLTGMYRYKYKLMRQIRMCKDLKHLIYYRFNTGPVGKGPGCGFWAPGWRVWLFFMRGITPLLERWLGNLLARQFEGRHSKGVAKTVTKQRVESHFDLELRAAVMHDILDMMPEGIKQNKARTILQHLSEAWRCWKANIPWKVPGLPTPIENMILRYVKAKADWWTNTAHYNRERIRRGATVDKTVCKKNLGRLTRLYLKAEQERQHNYLKDGPYITAEEAVAVYTTTVHWLESRRFSPIPFPPLSYKHDTKLLILALERLKEAYSVKSRLNQSQREELGLIEQAYDNPHEALSRIKRHLLTQRAFKEVGIEFMDLYSHLVPVYDVEPLEKITDAYLDQYLWYEADKRRLFPPWIKPADTEPPPLLVYKWCQGINNLQDVWETSEGECNVMLESRFEKMYEKIDLTLLNRLLRLIVDHNIADYMTAKNNVVINYKDMNHTNSYGIIRGLQFASFIVQYYGLVMDLLVLGLHRASEMAGPPQMPNDFLSFQDIATEVAHPIRLFCRYIDRIHIFFRFTADEARDLIQRYLTEHPDPNNENIVGYNNKKCWPRDARMRLMKHDVNLGRAVFWDIKNRLPRSVTTVQWENSFVSVYSKDNPNLLFNMCGFECRILPKCRTSYEEFTHKDGVWNLQNEVTKERTAQCFLRVDDESMQRFHNRVRQILMASGSTTFTKIVNKWNTALIGLMTYFREAVVNTQELLDLLVKCENKIQTRIKIGLNSKMPSRFPPVVFYTPKELGGLGMLSMGHVLIPQSDLRWSKQTDVGITHFRSGMSHEEDQLIPNLYRYIQPWESEFIDSQRVWAEYALKRQEAIAQNRRLTLEDLEDSWDRGIPRINTLFQKDRHTLAYDKGWRVRTDFKQYQVLKQNPFWWTHQRHDGKLWNLNNYRTDMIQALGGVEGILEHTLFKGTYFPTWEGLFWEKASGFEESMKWKKLTNAQRSGLNQIPNRRFTLWWSPTINRANVYVGFQVQLDLTGIFMHGKIPTLKISLIQIFRAHLWQKIHESIVMDLCQVFDQELDALEIETVQKETIHPRKSYKMNSSCADILLFASYKWNVSRPSLLADSKDVMDSTTTQKYWIDIQLRWGDYDSHDIERYARAKFLDYTTDNMSIYPSPTGVLIAIDLAYNLHSAYGNWFPGSKPLIQQAMAKIMKANPALYVLRERIRKGLQLYSSEPTEPYLSSQNYGELFSNQIIWFVDDTNVYRVTIHKTFEGNLTTKPINGAIFIFNPRTGQLFLKIIHTSVWAGQKRLGQLAKWKTAEEVAALIRSLPVEEQPKQIIVTRKGMLDPLEVHLLDFPNIVIKGSELQLPFQACLKVEKFGDLILKATEPQMVLFNLYDDWLKTISSYTAFSRLILILRALHVNNDRAKVILKPDKTTITEPHHIWPTLTDEEWIKVEVQLKDLILADYGKKNNVNVASLTQSEIRDIILGMEISAPSQQRQQIAEIEKQTKEQSQLTATQTRTVNKHGDEIITSTTSNYETQTFSSKTEWRVRAISAANLHLRTNHIYVSSDDIKETGYTYILPKNVLKKFICISDLRAQIAGYLYGVSPPDNPQVKEIRCIVMVPQWGTHQTVHLPGQLPQHEYLKEMEPLGWIHTQPNESPQLSPQDVTTHAKVMADNPSWDGEKTIIITCSFTPGSCTLTAYKLTPSGYEWGRQNTDKGNNPKGYLPSHYERVQMLLSDRFLGFFMVPAQGSWNYNFMGVRHDPNMKYELQLANPKEFYHEVHRPSHFLNFALLQEGEVYSADREDLYA